From one Populus alba chromosome 17, ASM523922v2, whole genome shotgun sequence genomic stretch:
- the LOC118031858 gene encoding protein IQ-DOMAIN 31 isoform X1, whose translation MGKSAGNWIKTVIFRKKSYKSSFSNRAAVKEAFAISKGSTADLTLSPPVISDPLSHVSDKNDTEETMGLDFQDTSEDIRQEQAATEVQAAFRGYLARRSFHVLKGIIRLQALFRGHLVRRQAVATLHCLQGIVKLQALIRGRGVRVLDNGQEALTKGRFLDDAKQVDPFELDTATRPEKLYTNAFICKLLASSSTATPLNLHYDLVEQNSAWNWLERWSKFLFQESFPQKKRVLDTRSSVKQPSTQSMHNDGRQKRGVWRIPAVNADNNSLRSVTEFGKPKNNMRKPWSHQTKAAQENPPSELERVRKSLRKISASSPGAPDGSETVTEKTKLSPIKVPGSPTRDFPMNITDNPSNKTIDPMVSSTKDLEKVEAETSPKPLTTKETVNLQNERLPNAQFNHLESNADNIHVVVEDINSNEECSKDNKTTRRRRSSTKQEYQESLSQNATTVPSYMAATESAKAKLRAQGSPRIVQDGVEYFLIRTRSLPASKDGELKLVSPQTQRKVHTNNKGRSRVDRLLFSTKDGNEKVSQPAWRR comes from the exons ATGGGAAAATCTGCAGGAAATTGGATCAAGACTGTAATCTTTAGGAAGAAATCATATAAATCTAGCTTTTCAAAT AGAGCTGCAGTGAAGGAGGCATTTGCTATTTCTAAAGGATCAACTGCTGACTTGACATTGAGTCCTCCTGTGATCTCAGATCCACTATCTCATGTGTCAGATAAAAATG ATACAGAAGAAACTATGGGGTTGGATTTTCAAGACACTTCAGAGGACATCAGGCAAGAGCAAGCTGCCACAGAAGTTCAGGCTGCTTTCAGGGGCTATCTG GCTCGCAGGTCATTTCATGTCCTCAAGGGTATCATAAGACTTCAAGCACTCTTTCGTGGACACTTGGTCAGGCGACAAGCTGTCGCTACTTTGCACTGCTTGCAAGGGATTGTTAAGTTGCAGGCTCTAATTCGGGGACGAGGGGTTAGAGTTCTGGATAATGGGCAGGAAGCACTCACAAAGGGAAGGTTTCTG GATGATGCTAAGCAAGTTGATCCATTTGAATTAGATACTGCAACCAGGCCTGAGAAGCTATATACAAATGCTTTTATCTGTAAG CTTCTAGCTTCATCATCCACTGCTACGCCCCTGAACCTCCATTATGATTTGGTCGAACAAAACTCAGCTTGGAACTGGCTAGAACGGTGGTCAAAATTCCTTTTCCAGGAATCATTTCCACAGAAAAAGCGGGTTCTTGACACGAGGTCCAGTGTAAAGCAGCCCAGCACTCAAAGCATGCATAACGATGGCAGGCAGAAACGAGGTGTGTGGAGGATTCCTGCTGTCAATGCTGACAATAACTCATTGCGTTCTGTTACTGAGTTTGGGAAGCCTAAGAACAACATGAGAAAACCTTGGAGTCATCAAACAAAAGCAGCACAGGAAAACCCTCCAAGTGAACTTGAGAGGGTAAGGAAAAGTTTAAGGAAAATCTCTGCATCCAGCCCAGGGGCTCCTGATGGCTCAGAAACTGTGACTGAAAAGACAAAGCTAAGCCCAATAAAGGTGCCAGGATCTCCTACTCGTGATTTTCCCATGAATATCACAGATAATCCTTCGAACAAGACGATTGATCCCATGGTTTCATCGACAAAAGATTTAGAAAAAGTTGAGGCAGAAACTTCTCCTAAACCATTGACAACGAAGGAGACGGTTAATTTGCAGAATGAGAGGCTGCCTAATGCTCAGTTTAATCATCTGGAAAGCAATGCTGATAACATTCACGTGGTGGTTGAGGATATAAATTCCAATGAGGAATGTAGCAAGGATAATAAGACAACTAGGAGGAGGAGATCTTCAACAAAACAGGAATATCAAGAGAGTCTCTCACAGAATGCAACAACAGTTCCAAGCTATATGGCCGCAACTGAATCTGCAAAAGCAAAACTTAGAGCACAAGGATCTCCAAGGATTGTTCAAGATGgggttgaatattttttgatccGGACGCGTTCTCTTCCAGCCAGCAAGGATGGCGAATTGAAATTAGTGTCACCCCAGACACAGAGGAAAGTTCATACAAACAACAAGGGCAGAAGCAGAGTTGACAGATTATTGTTTTCCACTAAAGATGGTAATG AGAAGGTGAGCCAGCCAGCATGGAGGAGGTAA
- the LOC118031858 gene encoding protein IQ-DOMAIN 31 isoform X2: MGLDFQDTSEDIRQEQAATEVQAAFRGYLARRSFHVLKGIIRLQALFRGHLVRRQAVATLHCLQGIVKLQALIRGRGVRVLDNGQEALTKGRFLDDAKQVDPFELDTATRPEKLYTNAFICKLLASSSTATPLNLHYDLVEQNSAWNWLERWSKFLFQESFPQKKRVLDTRSSVKQPSTQSMHNDGRQKRGVWRIPAVNADNNSLRSVTEFGKPKNNMRKPWSHQTKAAQENPPSELERVRKSLRKISASSPGAPDGSETVTEKTKLSPIKVPGSPTRDFPMNITDNPSNKTIDPMVSSTKDLEKVEAETSPKPLTTKETVNLQNERLPNAQFNHLESNADNIHVVVEDINSNEECSKDNKTTRRRRSSTKQEYQESLSQNATTVPSYMAATESAKAKLRAQGSPRIVQDGVEYFLIRTRSLPASKDGELKLVSPQTQRKVHTNNKGRSRVDRLLFSTKDGNEKVSQPAWRR; the protein is encoded by the exons ATGGGGTTGGATTTTCAAGACACTTCAGAGGACATCAGGCAAGAGCAAGCTGCCACAGAAGTTCAGGCTGCTTTCAGGGGCTATCTG GCTCGCAGGTCATTTCATGTCCTCAAGGGTATCATAAGACTTCAAGCACTCTTTCGTGGACACTTGGTCAGGCGACAAGCTGTCGCTACTTTGCACTGCTTGCAAGGGATTGTTAAGTTGCAGGCTCTAATTCGGGGACGAGGGGTTAGAGTTCTGGATAATGGGCAGGAAGCACTCACAAAGGGAAGGTTTCTG GATGATGCTAAGCAAGTTGATCCATTTGAATTAGATACTGCAACCAGGCCTGAGAAGCTATATACAAATGCTTTTATCTGTAAG CTTCTAGCTTCATCATCCACTGCTACGCCCCTGAACCTCCATTATGATTTGGTCGAACAAAACTCAGCTTGGAACTGGCTAGAACGGTGGTCAAAATTCCTTTTCCAGGAATCATTTCCACAGAAAAAGCGGGTTCTTGACACGAGGTCCAGTGTAAAGCAGCCCAGCACTCAAAGCATGCATAACGATGGCAGGCAGAAACGAGGTGTGTGGAGGATTCCTGCTGTCAATGCTGACAATAACTCATTGCGTTCTGTTACTGAGTTTGGGAAGCCTAAGAACAACATGAGAAAACCTTGGAGTCATCAAACAAAAGCAGCACAGGAAAACCCTCCAAGTGAACTTGAGAGGGTAAGGAAAAGTTTAAGGAAAATCTCTGCATCCAGCCCAGGGGCTCCTGATGGCTCAGAAACTGTGACTGAAAAGACAAAGCTAAGCCCAATAAAGGTGCCAGGATCTCCTACTCGTGATTTTCCCATGAATATCACAGATAATCCTTCGAACAAGACGATTGATCCCATGGTTTCATCGACAAAAGATTTAGAAAAAGTTGAGGCAGAAACTTCTCCTAAACCATTGACAACGAAGGAGACGGTTAATTTGCAGAATGAGAGGCTGCCTAATGCTCAGTTTAATCATCTGGAAAGCAATGCTGATAACATTCACGTGGTGGTTGAGGATATAAATTCCAATGAGGAATGTAGCAAGGATAATAAGACAACTAGGAGGAGGAGATCTTCAACAAAACAGGAATATCAAGAGAGTCTCTCACAGAATGCAACAACAGTTCCAAGCTATATGGCCGCAACTGAATCTGCAAAAGCAAAACTTAGAGCACAAGGATCTCCAAGGATTGTTCAAGATGgggttgaatattttttgatccGGACGCGTTCTCTTCCAGCCAGCAAGGATGGCGAATTGAAATTAGTGTCACCCCAGACACAGAGGAAAGTTCATACAAACAACAAGGGCAGAAGCAGAGTTGACAGATTATTGTTTTCCACTAAAGATGGTAATG AGAAGGTGAGCCAGCCAGCATGGAGGAGGTAA